Proteins from one Staphylococcus sp. IVB6214 genomic window:
- the raiA gene encoding ribosome-associated translation inhibitor RaiA translates to MIKFEIHGDNLTITDAMRDYIEEKIGKLERYFTNVPNATAHVKVKTYQNNGTKIEVTIPLKNVTLRAEERHDDLYAGVDLITNKLERQVRKYKTRVNRKHRDRGSEEDIFVDAQPTQPEVEEATDSDIEIIRSKTFHLKPMDPEEAVLQMNLLGHDFFVFNDRDTDGTSIVYRRKNGKYGLIETE, encoded by the coding sequence ATGATTAAATTTGAAATTCATGGGGACAACCTCACAATCACAGATGCTATGAGAGATTACATTGAGGAGAAAATCGGTAAACTTGAACGTTACTTCACAAATGTACCGAATGCAACAGCACATGTAAAAGTGAAAACGTATCAAAACAATGGTACAAAGATTGAAGTGACAATTCCGCTCAAAAATGTAACACTCCGTGCCGAAGAACGTCATGATGACTTATATGCGGGCGTTGATTTAATTACTAACAAATTAGAGCGTCAAGTGCGCAAATATAAAACACGTGTCAACCGTAAACACCGTGATCGTGGTAGCGAAGAAGATATCTTCGTAGATGCACAACCAACGCAACCAGAGGTAGAAGAAGCAACAGATTCTGATATCGAAATCATTCGTTCTAAAACGTTCCACTTAAAACCAATGGATCCAGAAGAAGCCGTATTACAAATGAACCTTTTAGGACATGACTTCTTCGTTTTCAATGACCGTGACACTGACGGAACAAGCATTGTTTACCGTCGTAAGAATGGTAAGTACGGTTTAATCGAAACTGAATAG